In Hydrogenovibrio thermophilus, the following are encoded in one genomic region:
- a CDS encoding CobW family GTP-binding protein, translating to MRKRCALNIISGQLGAGKTTLLKHLLQQKPDNEHWMLLVNEFGAVGIDGPILESASQTSVTQIPGGCICCTAKSELETTALQLLDEQQPDRLLIEPTGLGEPDSLVDLFTSGQLAGRFDVQTLFSVFDLQQADLEEFDRLSILQSLFNMADVIVLNKKDAVSEDCIRQVQAYCEQLYPPKQAIYTTQQAQVPLNEIRHPHFHHDTYQPTAQPFSPLASLHMAHTPHAEHTQNTLPYRPLALPNLLERVYQTQLDTQAIGWVFDNDITFDWAKLFQLLESLGQNRFQDSLSSVKRAKGVFRVGSTPRMLFQWVNGQATREFIAYRKDSRLELLLDTSPFDFPAFEKALQGCIKTEA from the coding sequence ATGCGTAAACGCTGTGCGTTGAATATCATTTCCGGCCAGCTCGGTGCCGGAAAAACCACATTACTGAAACATTTGTTGCAGCAAAAACCGGATAACGAACACTGGATGTTGTTGGTCAATGAATTCGGCGCCGTCGGCATTGACGGTCCGATTCTGGAAAGCGCCTCCCAAACCAGCGTTACCCAAATTCCCGGCGGCTGCATTTGCTGCACCGCCAAGTCCGAACTCGAAACCACCGCCCTGCAATTGTTGGACGAGCAACAACCCGACCGCTTGCTCATCGAACCAACCGGACTCGGCGAGCCGGACAGTTTGGTCGACTTATTCACTTCCGGCCAACTCGCCGGACGTTTCGATGTCCAAACCCTGTTTTCCGTATTCGATTTACAACAAGCCGACTTGGAAGAGTTTGATCGCCTGTCGATTTTACAAAGCCTCTTCAATATGGCGGACGTGATCGTACTGAATAAAAAAGATGCCGTATCGGAAGACTGTATCCGCCAAGTCCAAGCTTATTGCGAGCAACTTTACCCGCCCAAACAAGCCATTTACACAACCCAACAGGCGCAAGTGCCATTGAATGAAATCCGGCACCCTCACTTTCATCACGACACCTACCAGCCCACTGCACAACCCTTCAGCCCGCTTGCGTCTTTACACATGGCACATACCCCCCATGCCGAGCACACCCAAAACACACTGCCTTACAGGCCCCTAGCGCTGCCCAACTTATTAGAACGCGTTTATCAAACACAACTGGACACTCAAGCCATTGGGTGGGTTTTCGATAACGACATCACCTTTGACTGGGCCAAGCTGTTCCAGTTATTGGAAAGCTTGGGACAAAACCGTTTTCAAGATTCGCTGAGCTCGGTGAAACGCGCCAAAGGCGTTTTCCGGGTCGGCTCAACACCGAGAATGCTGTTTCAATGGGTCAATGGCCAAGCCACGCGTGAATTCATTGCCTACCGTAAAGACAGCCGCCTGGAACTTCTGCTTGACACCTCACCGTTTGACTTCCCGGCCTTTGAAAAAGCCTTACAGGGCTGCATCAAAACCGAGGCCTAA